DNA from Sphingomonas sp. SUN039:
CTATGCGCTTCACAAGCAAATGAAAAGTCGCAGGAGCGATGTCGGACGATGCAAATATTGCGTCGGATGGCCCGAAAAAAAGGGGCCCGGACAGTTTCCCGTCCGGGCCGCCAGGAAAAGGTTTCCGCGTGGACGAGCCCCGCGAAGCCCTTCGGGTCGCAGGAATGTGTCTAAACGTTACGTTTGCGAGTCGTATTGGATGGAATCGACATATCGAAAAACTTCACCATTGCCGAAAGCTGCTTTGACGGCGTGCGCGACGGGCGATAGCCGCAACCGCCATGTCGCTGTTCGATCTTGCCCGCCCTGCCCTGTTCCGCCTCGACCCCGAACGCGCGCACGGCATGACGCTCGCGGCGCTGAAGGTCGCGCCGTGGCGGACGGTGCGGCACGATCCGGTGCTGGCGACACAAGTGGCGGGACTGGACTTCCCCTCGCCGGTCGGGCTCGCTGCCGGGTTCGACAAGGATGCCGAGGTGCCCGATGCAATGCTGGGGCTGGGCTTCGGCTTTGTCGAGGTGGGCACGCTGACCCCGTTGCCGCAAGAAGGAAACCCGCGCCCGCGCCTGTTCCGGCTGGAGGAGGACGAGGCAGTCATCAACCGGATGGGGTTCAACAATCGCGGGCAGACGGCGGCGCTGGAACGGCTGGAACGGCGCAAGCGGCGCAAGCGGCGCGGTGTGGTCGGAATCAATATCGGCGCGAACAAGGACGCGGTGGACCGGATCGGCGATTATGTCGCGGGCGTGCGGGCGATGGCGGGGGTCGCCGACTATCTGACGGTCAATATCTCGTCGCCGAACACGCCGGGGCTGCGCGGTTTGCAGGATTTGGGGCCGCTGACCGAGTTGCTGACGGCCATCGGCGACGTGCGCGTTGCGGGCGGGCCGCCGCTGTTTCTGAAAGTCGCGCCCGACCTGACCGACGGCGACATCGACGGGATTGTGAAGGCGGCATCGGGTCGAGTCGATGCGCTGGTCGTTTCCAACACAACGATCATGCGGTTCGAAAACCTGCGTTCGCCGCACAAAAGCGAGGCGGGCGGGCTGTCGGGCAAGCCCCTGCGCGGCCATGCCTATGAGCGACTCCGCGATTTCCGCCGCGCGACCGGCGGCACGATCCCGCTGATCGGGGTCGGCGGCATCGATTGCGCGGAGGAAGCCTATGCCCGGATCCGCAGCGGCGCGGCGCTGGTCCAGCTCTATTCCGCGCTGGTCTATCGCGGCCCCGGCCTCGCGCGCGAAATCGCCGACGGCCTCGCCCGCCAATTGAAACACGACGGTTTTGCCAGCGTCGCCGAAGCCGTGGGGGTAGACGCGGTTTAGCATCGCGCCCTAGGATGCCGTCCATGATCCGCAAACTCATCGGGCTGCTCGCCCTCTTCGCCGCCCAGCCCGTCCTTGCCGATGGGGGAGCCGTCTCCGCCGCCGACCCGCGCGCTGCCGAGGCCGGGCAGGAAATCCTGCGCCAGGGAGGCAGCGCCGCCGACGCCGCGATGGCGATGATGCTGGCGCTGACCGTGGTCGAGCCGCAGTCCTCGGGCATCGGTGGCGGCGGGTTCATCCTGTACCACGACGCGAAGACCGGACGGATCGGCACGATCGACGGCCGCGAAAAGGCACCCGCAAGCGCGAAACCCGAATTGTTTCTCGGCGCGGACGGCAAACCGCTCCCCTTCATCCAGGCTTTTCCCGGCGGCAAGTCGGTCGGCGTGCCCGGCAATATCCGCCTGATGGAACGTGTCCATGCCCGCTGGGGCAAGCTCGCCTGGGGCAAGCTGTTCCAGCCCGCGATCAAGCTGGCTGAGGACGGCTATACCGTCAGCGGCCCGACCGCCGCGCTGCTCCGCACCGTCGCGCCCTTGTGGAAGGATTTTCCGGCGGCGCGCGCGATTTATTGGGATGGCGACCGGCCCAAGGCGGAAGGGTCGACCGTCAAGAACCCGGCGCTCGCCGCCACCCTGCGCCGTATCGCCAAGGGCGGTGCACGGGCGTTCTACGCGGGACAGACCGGCCGCGCGATCACCGCCACCGTCGCCGGTTCGACCCGCAGCCCGACGCAACTGACCGCAGCCGATCTCGCCGCCTATAAGGTCGTCGACCGCGCCGCCGTCTGCCGTCCGTACCGCCAGTATAAAGTCTGCGGCATGGGCCCACCGTCGTCGGGCGCAACCACCGTGCTGCAAATGCTCGGCATGATCGAGCGCTTCGACATGAAGGCATTGGGGCCGGACAGCCCGGTCGGCTGGCATCTGATCGCCGAGGCCATGGGGCTGGGCTATGCCGACCGTGAAAAATATCTGGGCGATCCGGGGTTTGTGAAAGTGCCGGTCGCGGGGCTGCTCGATCCGGCCTACGTCAAATCGCGCTCGGCGCTGATTTCCGAAAAGACCTCGCTGGCGAAATACGAGGCGGGCACCCCGCCGGGGGCCGAGGCGCGCACCGCTGCGCTGTCGTCCGAAGTTGCGGGCACCACGCATTTCGTCGCGGTCGACGGGAGCGGCAATGTCGCGAGCATGACCTCGACCGTCGAAGGGCCGTTCGGCAGCCAGCTGATTGCCGAAGGGTTCGTCCTCAACAATGAGCTGACCGATTTCACCTTTGCCCCCGTCAAGGACGGCGCGCCGGTGGCCAACGCCGTCGCGGCAGGCAAGCGGCCCTTGTCCTCGATGTCGCCGACGATCGTTTACGGCCCCGATGGCAAGGTCGTGCTCGCGGTCGGCTCGGCGGGCGGCAAACGCATCATCATGCATGTCATGAAGGCGCTAGTCGGCGTGCTCGACTGGGGACTGCCCGCCAAGAACGCGCTGGGCTTGCCCAACATCTATTTCGGCGGCGACGCCATCCTGGTCGAACAGGGGACGAAGCTGTCGGCGATGTCGAACGAATTGGCAGCACTCGGGCGTACGGTGGTGTCCACCGACCTCGGCTCGAAACTGAACGCGGTCGAGCGCACGTCCAAGGGCTGGGTCGGGGCCGCAGATCCGCGCAGCAAGGGCGAGGCGCTGAGCGAGTGATATCTCCCTCTCCCTGAAGGGGAGAGGGACAGGCGCGCAGCGCCAGGGAGAGGAGAGTGCCGAGAGCCGGGAAACCCGGCCCCTCTCCCTCGCTCGCTGCGCTCGCATTTCCCTCTCCCCTTTAAGGAGAGGGAGGATGAGGAGAGACATGCGGACGTTCGAGACATTCCCCAACCTCGTGACGATGTTCTTTACGCGCGCGGCGGAGAACGGCGACGCGCCGTTCCTGTCGCACAAGGCGGGCAAGGGCTGGGAATCGCGCAGCTGGGCGCAGACCGCGCTCGAAGTTGCGAGCCTTGCCGCCGCGCTCAAGGCGATGGGCCTCCAACGCGGCGACCGGGTGATGCTGGTCAGCGAAAACCGGCCCGAATGGTGTATCGCCGATCTGGCGATCATGGCCGCAGGCTGTGTGACGGTGCCGACCTATGTCACCAATACCGAACGCGACCACGCGCATATTTTGGGCGACTCAGGCGCGAAGGCGGCCATCGTCTCGACCGCAAAACTCGCGCGCACCCTGCTCCCGGCCGTGCTGCGCTCGACGCATTGCAAGACCGTGATCGGCATCGAAGACGTCCGCATCGGCCAGTCGGGCGAGATCGTGCTGCAAGACTGGAATGCGCTGATCGCGGGCCAGACGCCCGACGTCGCGGCAGCGGCAGCCGCTGCCGATTTTCAGCGCAGCGACCTGGCCTGCCTGATCTATACCAGCGGCACCGGCGGGTCCCCGCGCGGCGTGCGCCAGCATCATGGCGCGATCCTGCACAATGTCGCGGGCTGCATCGATATCGTGTCGAACGATTATGGCTGGGACGACGAAATCTTTCTGTCGTTCCTGCCGCTCAGCCATGCGTATGAGCATTCGGGCGGGCAGTTCCTGCCGATCGGGCTGGGCGGGCAAATCTATTACGCCGAAGGGCTCGAAAAGCTCGCGTCGAACATCGAGGAAGTCCGCCCGACCCTGATGGTCGTCGTGCCGCGCCTGTTCGAAGTGCTGCGCGCGCGGATCGTCAAGAATATCGAGAAACAGGGCGGCCTCGCGCCAAAACTCCTCCAACGCGCGCTGTCGCTGGGTGCCAAAGACCTCGGCAAGGGGGTGCCCTTCTGGGACAAGCCAGTCGATTTCTTCATCAAAAAGACGCTGCGGCCCAAGGTGCAGGCCAAGTTCGGCGGGCGGATCAAGGCGCTGGTGTCGGGCGGCGCACCGCTCAATCCCGAAATCGGCGTGTTCTTCCACGCGCTCGGGCTGACCCTGTTGCAGGGGTACGGCCAGACCGAGTCCGGTCCGGTCATCAGTTGCAACCGGCCCAAGGCGGGCCTCAAGATGGACACCGTCGGCCCGCCGATGAAGGACACCGAAGTCCGCATCGCCGAAGACGGCGAAATCCTGGTGCGCGGCGAGCTCGTCATGCACGGCTATTGGAACAACGAGGCGGAGACCGCGCGCGTCCTGATCGACGGCTGGCTCCACACCGGCGACGTCGGCCATATCGACGACAAGGGCCGCATCGTCATTACCGACCGCAAAAAGGACCTGATCGTCAACGACAAGGGCGACAACGTGTCCCCGCAAAAGGTCGAGGGGATGCTGACGCTGCAACCCGAAATCATCCAGGCCATGGTCGCGGGCGACAAGCGGCCGCATCTCGTCGGGCTGGTCGTACCCGATCCCGAATGGCTGCAGGACTGGTGCATCAAGAATGACGTGAAGCCCGATGTCACCGCGCTGTGCGGCGACCCCGCCGTCCAGCGTGCGATCATGGC
Protein-coding regions in this window:
- a CDS encoding long-chain fatty acid--CoA ligase, yielding MRTFETFPNLVTMFFTRAAENGDAPFLSHKAGKGWESRSWAQTALEVASLAAALKAMGLQRGDRVMLVSENRPEWCIADLAIMAAGCVTVPTYVTNTERDHAHILGDSGAKAAIVSTAKLARTLLPAVLRSTHCKTVIGIEDVRIGQSGEIVLQDWNALIAGQTPDVAAAAAAADFQRSDLACLIYTSGTGGSPRGVRQHHGAILHNVAGCIDIVSNDYGWDDEIFLSFLPLSHAYEHSGGQFLPIGLGGQIYYAEGLEKLASNIEEVRPTLMVVVPRLFEVLRARIVKNIEKQGGLAPKLLQRALSLGAKDLGKGVPFWDKPVDFFIKKTLRPKVQAKFGGRIKALVSGGAPLNPEIGVFFHALGLTLLQGYGQTESGPVISCNRPKAGLKMDTVGPPMKDTEVRIAEDGEILVRGELVMHGYWNNEAETARVLIDGWLHTGDVGHIDDKGRIVITDRKKDLIVNDKGDNVSPQKVEGMLTLQPEIIQAMVAGDKRPHLVGLVVPDPEWLQDWCIKNDVKPDVTALCGDPAVQRAIMAAVDRVNAELSVTEKVRRVCLTADAFTVDNEMLTPSMKIRRHKIREVYGERLDALYKA
- the ggt gene encoding gamma-glutamyltransferase, with the translated sequence MIRKLIGLLALFAAQPVLADGGAVSAADPRAAEAGQEILRQGGSAADAAMAMMLALTVVEPQSSGIGGGGFILYHDAKTGRIGTIDGREKAPASAKPELFLGADGKPLPFIQAFPGGKSVGVPGNIRLMERVHARWGKLAWGKLFQPAIKLAEDGYTVSGPTAALLRTVAPLWKDFPAARAIYWDGDRPKAEGSTVKNPALAATLRRIAKGGARAFYAGQTGRAITATVAGSTRSPTQLTAADLAAYKVVDRAAVCRPYRQYKVCGMGPPSSGATTVLQMLGMIERFDMKALGPDSPVGWHLIAEAMGLGYADREKYLGDPGFVKVPVAGLLDPAYVKSRSALISEKTSLAKYEAGTPPGAEARTAALSSEVAGTTHFVAVDGSGNVASMTSTVEGPFGSQLIAEGFVLNNELTDFTFAPVKDGAPVANAVAAGKRPLSSMSPTIVYGPDGKVVLAVGSAGGKRIIMHVMKALVGVLDWGLPAKNALGLPNIYFGGDAILVEQGTKLSAMSNELAALGRTVVSTDLGSKLNAVERTSKGWVGAADPRSKGEALSE
- a CDS encoding quinone-dependent dihydroorotate dehydrogenase gives rise to the protein MSLFDLARPALFRLDPERAHGMTLAALKVAPWRTVRHDPVLATQVAGLDFPSPVGLAAGFDKDAEVPDAMLGLGFGFVEVGTLTPLPQEGNPRPRLFRLEEDEAVINRMGFNNRGQTAALERLERRKRRKRRGVVGINIGANKDAVDRIGDYVAGVRAMAGVADYLTVNISSPNTPGLRGLQDLGPLTELLTAIGDVRVAGGPPLFLKVAPDLTDGDIDGIVKAASGRVDALVVSNTTIMRFENLRSPHKSEAGGLSGKPLRGHAYERLRDFRRATGGTIPLIGVGGIDCAEEAYARIRSGAALVQLYSALVYRGPGLAREIADGLARQLKHDGFASVAEAVGVDAV